TCACTACCTTGAAAAGTAGCTTCAGACACaagattctggctgatgcatcttTACCAATGCCACactaggccattcctttctgctttcagaaagggtggctggcaggatatggtcaaatcatacatcaatacatttaatgcatgctacattattattctttatccttcattctaaattatacaaattacaaacataaaatcctactacgaCATGAGAtctgggctgggagagggaggatTCTGGTCTTGTTGCAGAGGGAGAGGATGGAGCTCCTGTGGGGTGCAGAGCCTACGGCTGAAGCTGTAGGCGTTGCTCCCCAGCATAACTAATGTGTTCAGGTACAGACGTGTCTTGCAGCTGCTGCGGCTCCCCCAGACCTGCTCGCTGGGCCAAGCTCCCCTGGCTGCTAAAGGACCTGGTGACTGGCCAGTCTGAGATGCCAACATGGGATGAGCACAGACTGGGAACCCCAATGCCCATGTACTCATACGAGGCCTTGGTGGCTGCAGAGCTCTTTATGATCATGTGCTTTGCAGCAGGGCTGAGAAGCCTGGCTGGGTGGTGACAGGGCAGTCCTTGCCCCAGACTGCTCAGAGTCAACATGGGAAGGCTTActctaaaaattgttccagcaccactggctcCAGCATAACAGCGTCTGTATCTTCAGCTTGGCAGCAAGCCATGGCCTCTGGTCACTGCTGCTGTGTTGTGCTGGCTGGGGACGGGCATGCTAGTCCCACTGCCCACTGGATGGAACTGGGTTGCTGGAGTGTGGGAGGATGTGTAATAGGGTGCAAGCCTAGATGAGCTTTGCATTATTGTGCAGAGCCCCAAGTCTGGCTCCCGTGCTGTACAAGTGTGCTGTACAGCATGGAATCATGCTGCATGGTCAGAGCTGCTGCTGACTCTGGTGCAGGGCAGCCACGTCTGGATGTTTCTGAATGCTGAGTTCCTGTGGTTTAACTTGCTGCACCTAGAGTGGCTAGGCCCTTACTGGATTGGTCTCTGAGCTGAGAGGAGCAGTGTTCTCCAAGGGGTAGCTCTTTCGGCAGCTGACTCCCGAGCTCTCCATGCAAGGGCCCTGCAGGTGGAGCTGGTGGTTTGGTGTCTCCTAGTGCTTGGGCCCTTGGCCCCGGGTGCCAGCATGGAGCCCAGACAGACAAATGAACCCTGGAGGGTAGATCCCAGTCGAATGTGCAGCAGGGCATGTTACATCCTCGGCATTTTGTAACCTGCCTGGGGCTGTTGCAACACCCCTCATCCTTTCTTggaaggggctggtggggggtgggatccACAGATGAAAGGGTTTCTCTGTGCAGGAGCCAGTTCTAGtgtccctgggggagggagggatgggaacTGGGGCTGGGTGCAATGTACAGGGTGTGCAGTATCCTCACTGGTGTCCCTGATCGGTATGATCCTGAACAGAGAGGCCCTGTCCCAGCCTTTTGGAGCAGGGCACGCACTGTCCCCAGCCACTCTCACAGCATGACTGAGTAGCCATGGTCTGTGTCCCCCTCCGGGGTGCTGTGCACTGACATTCCCCCTCTATGGTGACTCTGCTCCTGGGTGGAGAGGATCTGTCTTTGGCTCGAGCGCTGGCTGTGGCGCTGGCCCTTCCAGCACAGCTTGGAGAGCTCCCTGCGGAATTTGACACCAGCGAAGGCATAGACCAGGGGGTTGAGGCAGCAGTGCAGCAGGCCCAGCCCCTCGGTCACCAGCAGCCCAAAGTCCAACACACGCTCCAGAGCACAGTGGCGGCCAATGTAGCCCAGGCGCTGCAGACTGTCCAGCAGCAGGAAGATGTGGAAGGGGGCCCAGCAAAGCACGAAgagtgccagcagcagcagcaccagccgcAGTGAgcggtgcctggccagcagctgtgCCCGATGCAGTGTGCAGAAAATGCGACCATAGCAGAAGAGCATCACCAGCAGTGGCAACAGGAAGCCTAGGAAGAAGGAGGTGAGGTGCAGCCCCACCCGCCAGGCCTGGGCCTCATGGGCTTTGAAGCCCCGGTGGCAGATggaggcctggccctggggctggaagGGCACAGTGCGGAAGTGCAGCTCCGGGACAGAGAGGGCCAGGCAGATGGCCCAGAGGAGGGTGCAGGCCAGGTGCAGGTGCAGGGCTCGCAGGCGCCGGTACAGCTGCACGGCGTGCACGATGGCCAGATACCGGTCGATGCTGATGCCAGCGAGAAGCAGGATGCTGCTGTAGCTGTTTACTGCCGACAGCGCCCCCACCAGTTTGCAGAGCACCTCCCCGAACACCCAGCCATGGGCAAACTGCGTAGCCCAGAAGGGCAGCCCTAGCACCAGCAGTATGTCAGCCAGCGCCAGCTGGAAGAGATACTGGTCGGCGAGGTGCCAGGGGCATCGTCGCCGTCCCAGCACCACCAGCACCAGCCCattccctgccagccccaccacaAAGACCAGGGTGAAGACTGGGGGGATGAAGTACCGTCCAAACTCGCTGACTGcatccagcctgcagggggcagtgtcCTCGCTGATGTCCGGGTAGCTGCTGTAGTCCTAGgagggagagcgagagagaggagGGCTTAGAGGGGATGCCAGAGAGATAAGCCAGTTTACATGCCATCCATAGCCTTTGTGACCGTGCCAGGCAGGGGCGCCTGTGCTGACATCAGCATAACCCGGAATGGGGAATTAGAGGGGAATGACAGACACACCAGTGACAGACACACATCACCTGCCAAACCTTGCTGAGCCATGTGGGGTGGGGCTCTCTGTGGACAGCTTTTATTTTCTCCCACGTGCTTGCCGTGGGAGGAGGATGCTGGAGAGTCAGCTGAAAAATAATGATTTGGACCTACTTATGGCAAGGGGGCAGCTGGCAGCATTAGCAATCAGACATCATGATAGTCTCCTTGTTGCCCCTGGCCTCCCCGATCTGTTACCTCAGTATTTGGGTGGCAGGGACTCTTGTACAGcccccagcacaatgggaccccaagcCCTGCATGAGCCCTGTCAGGGCCACACCCGCAGAAATGGAAATGGATGATGGGTAGACGTTTCAGACGTTCCAGTTCCTTAAcctcctaaatcccattttcaagagATGTGGGGATTTGAGACCCTTGAAAATGGCACTTTGGTTTCTAAATCAATCAGGTGTTGGTGAAAGTTTTACCTATGGGGCATATGCTGCTGGTATTATGGTAGGGCCCCTATAGGATACATTTGCCCTTCGTTCTTGCTGCTTTGAATGTGAAAACTCAGTGTGTTTCAGTTGTTGTCCTGTTTAAAAGATCTCTGGAGCTTTGCACAGTCATTTTGGCTTCACAGTGCACATCTGTTGCCTTCTCATTCCAGCTGTAAGTTATGGGccataaatcatagaatatcagggttggaagggacctcaggaggtatctagtccaaccccctgctcaaagcaggaccaatccccaactaaatcatcccagtcagggctttgtcaagcctgaccttaaaaacctctaaggaaggagattccaccacctccctaggtaacccattccagagcttcaccaccctcatagtgaaaaagaaaaaaaaccaggagtacttgtggcaccttaaagactaacaagtactcctggtttttttgcggatacagactaacacggctgctactctgaaacctgtcatagtgAAAAAGGttatcctaatatccaatctaaacctccaccactgcaacttgagaccattactccttgttctgtcatctgctaccactgagaacagtctagatccgtcctctttggaaccccctttcaggtagttgaaaacagctatcaaatccccccccccattcttctcttcatcagactaaataatcccagttccctcagcctctcctcataaatcatgtgcgccagtctcctaatcatttttgtgccctctgctggactctttccaatttttccacatccttcttgtagtgtagggcccaaaactgggcacagtactccagatgaggcctcaccagagctgaatagaggggaatgatcacgtcctttgatctgctggcagatagagcccaaaatgctgttagccttcttggcaacaaggaaacactgttgactcatatccagcttcttgtccactgtaacccctaagtctttttctgcagaactgctgcctagccactcgctccctagtctgtagcagtgcacgggatttttccatcctaaagtgcaggactctgcacttgtccttgttgaccctcatcagatttcttttggcccaatcctctaatttgtctaggtccctctgtatcctatccgtACCCTCCAAGGCTGCCTTTATCAGCTTCAAATGAGTAATGATCAGTCTCATTCACTGTACAGCAGGAACGTGCCTTCACTTACTATTAAACATATTAGGGTCAGGTTTGAAGAATGTAACCTGGAAGCCAGCCCCCGAACTCCCGGTCAGCCCAATTAGCATTCCCCAAAGGTCAAATATCACACTGGGGAAATGTGTCTAATATAAGCCCCCCCTAGTCAGAgtctgctctctgtggccatggTCCCCACGACACTGTCTGACTTCTTGGGTGAATGGCCATTACTAATGCCTTTAACCCCCCTGGTTCAGAAATGATACATTGGGATTCCAGCATTCTTTCTCCCAGTGACCCTGTACAATTTAGACCAATGAATAGcagtgtcacccctgccctctgacctggggtgccctttacactCCAGCCTGCAAGTCACTCTCAGCTATGTCTGTGCgttctgcagccagccagccacccctgggctctcaccagccttggaTCCCAACTCATTCCCGGATTTTCCTCTAGAAATCTtggtcctgtactgcccagccctctcctggaccatGCAAGTATGTCAAGTCTGTTATTTCTTTAAGATAATCATATGCCAGAATATTATTACAGAGTTCTTCAGACTCTTCCATTTACAGCCAcaggattagataaaacagtaaaagaaatttattaactataaagagagattttaagtgaatacaagtccatgaggcataaaagtcagaaatggttacaagaaaaataaagataaaatgcaactgGTGCCGCACGtaacaaactatgttaaattcaaagtAAAGTTTTTCTTACCACGTGTCCTCAACAttcttactgaccaaacttcttaGACCAGGACCCCTTCTTCTGTTTAATGGCTTCTTCCTTTGTCCCTTCTTGTGCAATGAATCAatggacagagagagagggaggaggaggtgttttgtgatgtttgttcccctttttagTGTGTCAGCCCACCTCTTGGAAAACATTTCCAGATGAGATTCAGAAGAGCGTGCCCATAGGTAAGGATTTTCCCTGCTGGTTTTCCCACGTGTTTGAACTCCCTTTGTCTCCCTTtgtgcttgatgactctgtttactgcttatatgCAAATTAAGCacagcacacattcctttgtttgagaCAAACCTCAGTTTGGAACACATGTTAATAACATCTGTCacggttccctccccactctaaactttagggtacagatgtagggTCCCGCATAAAAGagcccctaagcttatttaccagcttaggttaacagtaagctgccaccaccaagcgtgttccaaattttaggggagagccacttggaactctgccttcccccaaatatttcccaagtccctaaccccccctttcctgggcagatttgagataatccccccccccaagtccttacaccccttttcctgggtaggcttgagagtataccctcaccaattagtcctggtgaacacagatccaaaccccttggatcttaaaacaatgaaaaatcaatcaggttcttaaaagaaggattttattaaaagaaaaggtaaagtttATCTcataaaatcaggatggaaataactttacagggtaatcagattcaaagagcccagaagaaccccctctagccttagtttcaaagttacagcaaaacagggataaacctccctctagcaaaggaacatttacaagttgagaaaacaaaaataaaactaacacgccttgcctggctgtttcTTAGAAGTTTAAcatatgagagacttgtgcagaaagacttggagaacatggattgatgtctggtccctcttggtcccaagagcgaacaccacccaaaacaaagagcactaacaaaagccttcccccccccgccccaagatttgaaagtatcttgtccccttattggtcctttgggtcaggtgtcagcctggttacctgagcttcttaaccctttacaggtaaaaggattttggtgcctctggtcAGGACGGATTTTATagaattgtatacaggagggttgttacccttccctttatagttatgacaacatCCTTCAGGGAAATCATATAACTTCACATCCAAGGTTGCCACATAcgttttatcaggacaatattgaccagcaaattatgagttttcaaatgatatcttacaagacatACCTTGTACAAATATTATTACAATAATGTATAGGGTATGGGCTCAGGGTACTTTCTGTCACAGACCCACAGCCTGCGACAAATTTATAGACAGTAAATTGAGCTCTGGAAGACACTTACCTGAGAAAAATTGTCATACATTGTGGTGAGGCCCATGTTTCCAATGGACTTGATTCTGCTGCTGCCCAGACCCTCCCTGATCATGCACTGAAACTAAAGGTGAGACCTGTAGCAAAAAGCAGAACTGTCCAGCGAGTAATCTTGTAGCTAATAGAAAAACTTCCGGTGATGAAAGAACTGTTTGTGTCAGGGAAAGAAACTACAGATAGCAGAACCACGAGGTTTGCTGCAGACTAGCAGAGCCCCCCTATTGCAAAAATTTTAGGGAATGCCTTCTGTCCCCCACAACTTTCACCAgtgtctgtgtgtctggtaaaTGATTAAATCTCTGGTCCATGTAGGTGAGGTTGAttcccagagtcctggctgccccATGACTGTTCTAATGAAGGAATCTGTTTTTCCACCAAACTGGAAGTAGGATGTCTGCTTGGAGAATAAGAtttttggaggaaggggtgggggacaggagagcTTTAATTTGCAAGGCTGTACTATATGGAGGGGAGGAAAGATTTGATCTGGGGCTTCTGTGC
Above is a window of Mauremys mutica isolate MM-2020 ecotype Southern unplaced genomic scaffold, ASM2049712v1 Super-Scaffold_339, whole genome shotgun sequence DNA encoding:
- the LOC123361602 gene encoding C-X-C chemokine receptor type 3-2-like codes for the protein MGLTTMYDNFSQDYSSYPDISEDTAPCRLDAVSEFGRYFIPPVFTLVFVVGLAGNGLVLVVLGRRRCPWHLADQYLFQLALADILLVLGLPFWATQFAHGWVFGEVLCKLVGALSAVNSYSSILLLAGISIDRYLAIVHAVQLYRRLRALHLHLACTLLWAICLALSVPELHFRTVPFQPQGQASICHRGFKAHEAQAWRVGLHLTSFFLGFLLPLLVMLFCYGRIFCTLHRAQLLARHRSLRLVLLLLALFVLCWAPFHIFLLLDSLQRLGYIGRHCALERVLDFGLLVTEGLGLLHCCLNPLVYAFAGVKFRRELSKLCWKGQRHSQRSSQRQILSTQEQSHHRGGMSVHSTPEGDTDHGYSVML